From a region of the Mercurialis annua linkage group LG1-X, ddMerAnnu1.2, whole genome shotgun sequence genome:
- the LOC126664606 gene encoding 30S ribosomal protein S16-2, chloroplastic/mitochondrial-like, with product MAVRIRLSRFGCKNKPFYRVMAADSRSPRDGKHLEVLGYYNPLPGQDGGKRMGINFDRVKYWLSVGAQPSEPVQRVLYRAGLLPPPPMVALGRKGGPRDTRPVDPMTGRFLNPENSADASKLKSDEAK from the exons ATGGCGGTGAGGATTAGATTATCTCGATTTGGATGCAAAAACAAGCCGTTTTATCGAGTAATGGCAGCTGATAGCAGATCTCCAAGAGATGGCAAACACCTCGAGGTCCTTGGTTACTATAATCCCTTGCCAG GTCAAGATGGAGGCAAAAGGATGGGTATTAATTTCGACAGAGTCAA GTATTGGTTATCTGTTGGTGCTCAACCTTCAGAACCTGTTCAGCGAGTTCTTTATAGAGCAGGACTGCTACCTCCACCACCAATGGTGGCATTGGGACGCAAAGGTGGTCCTCGTGACACACGTCCAGTTGATCCAATGACGGGGCGTTTTTTGAACCCTGAGAATTCAGCTGATGCTTCTAAGTTAAAGAGTGATGAAGCTAAATAA
- the LOC126664603 gene encoding zinc finger CCCH domain-containing protein 24 — protein MASSSPPETLNPSSTETSDQMTLPSSETTAAAGENNNGNNQGEKRKREEEEEETEQRLKAKQESETEQTKTEPSENQYYKTSLCSYFRRHSKSCSHGSECKYAHGEEELRVRPDNTWDPTSQRVRKDVFLELEIDDTDIIPNEEVMMTEMIGAEGGCLNPELSKCLVHLPRKWNSEYLKDFLDEQGVVFKWAKKKKGMSVGFVTFETTDLLEKATEELEGKSVGSKKLKVADVIPRSYDKNIKSAMAQPQNAARKVESSLDGENADVTEDGDANHDGSTLDGSSSKSKTVRDAVTPLAHMPYEDQLEHKKNSIMQMLKKLTRNARKACPNGVSLPEWVLKAREIGGLACNLEGILASPLVNGYRNKCEFSVGYSLQGKPIVGFMLGNFRDGVTAVEEPVDCPNVSTIASKYAFIFQEFLQESRLPLWNRFKNSGFWRQLTVREGRLPAKDADITNDVSVSEVMLIVQVCLAGFDDELVNSELGSLAHAFAAGAAANSPPLPLTVIVLQDHQGISNVAPADAPLRIIPLLNAGTTSEAEATKNVVEARIHDYINNLCFSISPTAFFQVNTFAAERLYSLAGDWAALGPDTLLFDICCGTGTIGLTLAHRVGMVVGIEMNASAVSDAQRNAETNGIKNCRFVCAKAESVMASLLNEYLNGPQKQDELSNACETSDKEVTASTDKDTPVDNVVDTTEIDISEVDTNDNSSHKLGNGKGDSVGSENYGQEHQSQPMEICASGDGTPSLMQYKNVVAIVDPPRNGLHPTVIKALRTHSGLRRLVYISCNPETLVANAIELCTPSPDKIEKGNKNNRGWRNMSSAGLARHRAKSMPISEAFHPVKAMAVDLFPHTTHCEMVMLLER, from the exons ATGGCGTCATCATCTCCACCAGAAACCCTAAACCCCTCTTCCACAGAAACTTCCGATCAAATGACCCTCCCATCATCGGAAACCACCGCTGCCGCAGGCGAGAACAACAACGGAAACAACCAAGGAgagaagagaaagagagaggaggaggaggaagagACTGAACAACGACTAAAAGCAAAACAAGAATCAGAAACAGAGCAAACAAAAACTGAACCCTCGGAAAACCAGTATTACAAAACCTCACTGTGTTCATATTTCAGGCGGCATTCAAAATCTTGTAGCCACGGGAGTGAGTGTAAGTACGCACATGGTGAAGAAGAGCTCAGAGTTAGACCTGATAATACATGGGACCCAACATCACAGAGGGTAAGAAAGGATGTATTTTTGGAATTGGAGATTGATGATACTGATATTATACCCAATGAAGAGGTTATGATGACTGAAATGATTGGTGCTGAAGGAGGCTGTTTGAATCCTGAACTTAGTAAATGCTTAGTGCATCTTCCTAGGAAGTGGAATTCTGAGTATTTAAAGGACTTCCTCGACGAGCAA GGTGTTGTTTTCAAATGGGctaagaaaaagaaaggaatGTCTGTAGGTTTTGTGACTTTTGAGACAACTGACCTATTGGAGAAGGCAACTGAG GAGCTGGAAGGAAAATCCGTTGGCAGTAAGAAATTAAAGGTTGCTGATGTTATTCCCAGATCATATGACAAGAACATAAAATCAGCCATGGCTCAACCGCAGAATGCTGCACGGAAAGTTGAATCCTCATTAGATGGGGAAAATGCAGATGTTACTGAGGATGGTGATGCAAATCACGACGGTTCAACATTAGATGGTTCAAGCTCCAAGTCAAAAACTGTTCGGGATGCCGTGACTCCCCTTGCTCATATGCCTTATGAAGACCAGCTGGAGCATAAGAAGAACTCTATAATGCAAATGCTCAAAAAACTG ACTAGAAATGCACGTAAAGCATGTCCGAATGGTGTTTCTTTGCCAGAATGGGTTCTGAAGGCTAGAGAAATAG GTGGTCTTGCATGCAACCTTGAGGGTATACTTGCATCTCCTCTTGTGAATGGATACCGTAATAAGTGCGAGTTTTCAGTTGGATATTCTCTTCAGGGGAAACCTATTGTTGGGTTTATGCTGGGAAACTTTAG AGATGGAGTAACAGCTGTAGAAGAACCTGTGGACTGCCCAAATGTCTCTACCATTGCTAGCAAGTATGCTTTCATATTTCAGGAATTTCTCCAAGAATCACGCTTGCCACTTTGGAACAGATTTAAAAATTCTGGATTCTGGCGTCAATTAACA GTCCGAGAAGGAAGATTACCGGCGAAAGATGCTGATATCACAAATGATGTCAGCGTATCGGAGGTCATGCTTATTGTTCAG GTATGCTTAGCTGGCTTTGACGATGAACTGGTAAACAGTGAACTCGGGAGTCTGGCTCATGCATTTGCTGCTGGAGCTGCTGCGAACTCTCCACCATTGCCTTTGACAGTTATTGTTCTTCAG GATCACCAAGGAATATCAAATGTGGCACCAGCTGATGCTCCATTGAGAATTATACCCCTTCTAAATGCCGGAACTACATCTGAAGCAGAGGCAACCAAGAACGTTGTTGAAGCGAGAATTCATGATTATATAAACAATCTTTGCTTTTCCATATCACCTACTGCATTTTTCCAG GTTAATACATTTGCTGCAGAGAGACTCTATTCTCTTGCTGGAGATTGGGCTGCCTTGGGTCCTGACACCTTGCTGTTTGATATATGCTGTGGGACTGGAACAATTGGGCTCACTTTAGCTCATCGTGTTGGAATG GTTGTCGGCATTGAAATGAATGCTTCTGCAGTTTCAGATGCTCAAAGGAATGCTGAAACTAATGGCATAAAAAACTGTAGATTTGTTTGTGCAAAG GCAGAGAGTGTGATGGCGTCTCTATTGAATGAGTACCTGAATGGGCCGCAGAAGCAAGATGAGTTATCAAACGCATGTGAAACCAGTGACAAGGAAGTTACTGCCAGCACAGATAAAGATACTCCCGTGGATAATGTGGTAGATACTACTGAGATAGATATTAGTGAGGTAGATACTAATGACAACTCAAGCCACAAGCTTGGTAACGGTAAGGGTGATTCTGTGGGTTCAGAAAATTATGGACAAGAACACCAAAGCCAGCCTATGGAAATTTGTGCCTCGGGAGATGGGACTCCCTCTTTGATGCAGTACAAAAATGTTGTTGCCATAGTCGATCCTCCCCGTAATGGCCTTCATCCCACT GTGATCAAAGCTCTGAGAACTCATTCAGGTCTACGGCGACTAGT TTATATTTCCTGCAATCCTGAAACCTTAGTAGCAAATGCTATTGAGTTGTGCACACCATCACCTGACAAAATAGAgaaaggaaataaaaataacCGGGGATGGAGGAACATGAGCAGCGCTGGTTTGGCACGCCATAGAGCCAAGTCGATGCCGATTTCAGAGGCATTTCATCCGGTAAAAGCTATGGCTGTTGATCTTTTTCCACATACTACTCACTGCGAAATGGTGATGCTCCTCGAAAGATAA
- the LOC126664224 gene encoding uncharacterized protein LOC126664224 codes for MATLEDKPVLVLDVGSSQQEALVSPVHQVNDSTAIVEEDSQARQWKKKNLVLEIPSRTIEDSLQDSVVIKMPPTPSPTPRKVNFLLTPSSSDARACSSPGPSSTRGKSSLRSLLPKLSFKSKISTLDAEKAVNLAPDSSCIVPKEKPSISRSLSLSKIFTPRMKRTSSLPVTPVVTSNLESQRGGSISGALSSSGKGTQRQISRSLSVPVNNKEKSIRRMDSFFRVIPSTPRVKEGDVIVTASPDNDTETDDTDGEDIPEEEAVCRICLVELCEGGETLKMECSCKGELALAHQECAVKWFSIKGNKNCDVCKQEVSNLPVTLLKIQSVRARTTGASRALQGDANGYRLWQEVPVLVIVSMLAYFCFLEQLLVGNMGTGAIAISLPFSCVLGLLSSMISSTMVKRRFVWVYASVQFALVVLFAHVFYSLVDLQAVLSILLATFSGFGVAMSGSSILVEFLRWRRRWLAQAEQQHDSFLMSAPGQFPRTVNSSQTGSGDRH; via the exons atggcaactttggAGGACAAGCCTGTTCTTGTTCTTGATGTGGGTTCAAGCCAGCAAGAAGCACTTGTTTCTCCTGTTCATCAG GTTAATGACTCGACAGCTATTGTCGAAGAAGACAGCCAAGCTCGTCAATGGAAGAAGAAAAATCTTGTTCTAGAGATACCCTCAAGAACAATCGAAGACTCTTTACAGGATTCTGTTGTAATAAAGATGCCTCCTACACCAAGTCCGACCCCTAGGAAAGTGAACTTCCTCTTGACACCTAGTTCTAGTGATGCGAGAGCCTGTAGTTCCCCAGGTCCCTCTTCCACTAGAGGCAAATCATCCTTACGAAGTCTCTTACCTAAATTAAGCTTCAAGTCTAAAATTTCTACATTAGACGCTGAGAAGGCTGTCAATTTAGCTCCAGATTCTTCATGTATCGTGCCAAAAGAGAAGCCTTCAATCTCAAGGTCATTATCACTCTCTAAAATATTCACCCCTAGAATGAAAAGAACATCATCTCTGCCTGTAACACCAGTGGTAACTTCTAACTTAGAATCTCAACGCGGAGGAAGCATTAGCGGTGCGCTCAGTTCAAGT GGAAAAGGCACTCAGCGACAGATATCTCGCTCACTTTCAGTGCCTGTTAACAATAAAGAAAAAAGTATCAGGAGGATGGATTCCTTTTTCCGTGTCATTCCTTCGACTCCTCGAGTGAAGGAAGGAGATGTAATAGTAACTGCTTCTCCAGACAATGATACTG AAACCGACGACACTGATGGTGAAGACATACCCGAAGAAGAAGCTGTTTGTAGAATTTGCTTGGTTGAACTGTGCGAAGGAGGTGAGACCCTTAAAATGGAATGCAGCTGCAAAGGTGAACTAGCTCTAGCCCATCAAGAATGTGCCGTAAAATGGTTTAGCATCAAAGGTAACAAGAATTGTGATGTGTGTAAGCAAGAGGTCAGCAATCTCCCTGTCACTCTGTTAAAAATCCAAAGTGTCCGCGCTCGAACTACCGGGGCTAGTAGAGCTCTTCAGGGTGATGCTAATGGTTACAG GCTTTGGCAGGAAGTTCCTGTGCTTGTAATTGTTAGCATGCTTGCCTACTTTTGTTTTCTTGAGCAGCTTCTG GTTGGAAATATGGGTACTGGTGCAATTGCTATATCACTTCCATTTTCTTGTGTACTGGGCCTTCTCTCATCTATGATCTCATCAACAATGG TGAAAAGAAGATTTGTGTGGGTTTATGCATCAGTTCAATTTGCTTTGGTGGTTCTCTTTGCACATGTTTTTTACTCCTTG GTCGACTTACAAGCAGTTCTATCAATTCTTCTTGCCACATTTTCCGGATTTGGTGTGGCAATGAGTGGCAGCTCAATACTGGTTGAGTTCTTGCGATGGAGAAGAAGATGGCTTGCACAAGCAGAGCAACAGCATGATTCATTTTTGATGTCAGCACCAGGCCAATTCCCAAGAACTGTAAATTCATCCCAAACAGGCTCCGGCGACCGCCACTAA
- the LOC126666230 gene encoding uncharacterized protein LOC126666230, producing the protein MNNPARIANKFPILVSFQGVPRSGLVPYLSPKRKLCRAMMGSSSVRCNNAEIEEKLGVVRAATELYAEEAVEALNAGRVIAVPTDTLYGFACDACSSEAVDRIYEIKGRKHTSPLAICVGDVSDIKHFAVTDHLPHGLLNSLLPGAVTVVLNRGDASALEKSLNPGLNSIGVRVPDCNFIRLIARGLGRAVALTSANLSGRPSSVCVKDFESLWEHCAYVYDGGVLPSGRAGSTVVELSRPGKYKILRPGSAEKETVQILKKHSLVEEGTTI; encoded by the exons ATGAATAATCCTGCAAGAATTGCAAACAAATTCCCGATTCTAGTTTCTTTTCAAG GTGTTCCCAGAAGTGGGTTGGTGCCGTATTTGAGTCCGAAAAGGAAATTGTGTCGAGCAATGATGGGGTCTAGTTCAGTGAGATGCAATAATGCAGAGATTGAGGAGAAGTTAGGGGTGGTTCGAGCTGCTACTGAATTGTACGCTGAGGAGGCAGTTGAAGCACTCAATGCTGGCAGAGTTATTGCGGTGCCTACGGATACTCTTTACGGATTTGCTTGCGATGCTTG cTCCTCGGAAGCAGTTGATCGGATTTATGAGATCAAAGGACGTAAGCATACAAGTCCTCTTGCAATCTGTGTTGGAGATGTATCAGACATAAAGCATTTTGCAGTCACTGATCACCTGCCTCATGGCTTACTTAATTCTCTACTCCCGGGGGCTGTTACTGTTGTGTTAAACAGAG GGGATGCCAGTGCACTTGAGAAGTCTTTGAATCCAGGGTTGAACAGTATTGGAGTTCGAGTTCCAGATTGTAATTTCATCAGGCTCATTGCTCGTGGTTTGGGAAGAGCAGTGGCACTCACAAGTGCGAACCTTAGTGGAAGGCCAAGTAGCGTTTGTGTCAAGGACTTTGAGAGTCTGTGGGAACATTGTGCTTATGTCTATGATGGTGGAGTGCTTCCATCGGGCCGTGCAGGATCAACTGTTGTGGAGCTCAGCAGGCCAGGAAAGTACAAGATTCTTAGACCTGGAAG TGCAGAGAAAGAGACGGTACAGATCTTGAAAAAGCATTCGCTAGTTGAGGAAGGGACGACTATTTGA